AAAATTGAGGATGATTTGGGCCGAACCAGAAAAATTCGTTGGGGACCCAGAACCATCGACATTGATATTCTTTATTGGGGAGATTCGGTCATAAGCACCGATAGTTTAAATATCCCTCACCCGGAAGCCGAAAATCGCGGATTTGTTTTGTTACCACTGAGCGAGATTGCTGCGGATTTTCTACTGCCGCCAAACGGTTACCGTATCGGTGAGGTTCTTGAAAATATAGTGGATGAAACTAAAATCGAACTGTATCGAACGAAAGAACAATACGCTTTCAATTAAGTTACGAGGTAATATGTGCGTCTC
This sequence is a window from candidate division KSB1 bacterium. Protein-coding genes within it:
- the folK gene encoding 2-amino-4-hydroxy-6-hydroxymethyldihydropteridine diphosphokinase; the encoded protein is MIHKNIFLGLGSNVGDRLVNLESAIEKLNELPGTTVLACSSVYESAPLGYLAQNDFLNMVAQVSTKFFPEQFFKNTLKIEDDLGRTRKIRWGPRTIDIDILYWGDSVISTDSLNIPHPEAENRGFVLLPLSEIAADFLLPPNGYRIGEVLENIVDETKIELYRTKEQYAFN